A portion of the Pseudomonas koreensis genome contains these proteins:
- a CDS encoding TetR/AcrR family transcriptional regulator, translating into MTRPATVRKPRARSQARIDSILDAARTLLAAEGVASLSIYSVAERAQIPTSSVYHFFASVPALLEALTADVHAAFRACLQAPIDHDALRDWRDLSRLVEQRMLEIYDQDAAARQLILAQHGLTEVTQADRQHDLELGDLMHKLFDQHFELPRLPDDVDVFALAMELGDRVYARSVQQHGQITPRMAEEGMRVFDAYIGLYLPPYLPKR; encoded by the coding sequence ATGACGCGTCCCGCCACCGTTCGCAAACCCCGTGCCCGCAGTCAGGCGCGGATCGATTCGATACTCGACGCCGCACGCACGCTGCTGGCCGCCGAGGGCGTGGCCAGCCTGTCGATCTACAGCGTCGCCGAGCGCGCGCAGATTCCGACCTCTTCCGTGTATCACTTCTTCGCCAGCGTCCCGGCGCTGCTCGAAGCGCTGACCGCCGATGTCCACGCGGCCTTCCGCGCCTGCCTGCAAGCGCCGATCGATCATGATGCTTTGCGCGACTGGCGTGATCTGTCACGACTGGTCGAACAGCGCATGCTCGAGATCTACGATCAGGATGCCGCCGCACGGCAACTGATTCTGGCGCAACATGGCCTGACCGAAGTGACCCAGGCTGACCGCCAGCACGATCTGGAACTGGGCGACCTGATGCACAAGTTGTTCGATCAGCATTTCGAGCTGCCGAGGCTGCCGGACGATGTCGATGTGTTTGCCCTGGCCATGGAACTGGGCGACCGGGTGTATGCCCGCTCGGTGCAGCAGCACGGGCAGATCACCCCGCGCATGGCCGAGGAAGGGATGCGGGTCTTTGATGCCTACATTGGCCTGTATCTACCGCCCTATCTACCTAAACGCTAA
- a CDS encoding TOBE domain-containing protein has product MTIKAINVRNQFKGSIKEIVLGDVLSEIDVQTASGIVTSVITTRSVKELELVVGSEVIAFVKSTEVSIAKL; this is encoded by the coding sequence ATGACTATCAAAGCCATCAACGTGCGCAACCAGTTCAAAGGCTCGATCAAGGAAATCGTCCTCGGCGACGTGCTGTCGGAAATCGACGTGCAGACCGCTTCGGGCATCGTCACTTCGGTGATCACCACCCGTTCGGTCAAGGAGCTGGAACTGGTGGTTGGCAGCGAGGTGATCGCCTTTGTGAAATCCACCGAGGTGTCGATCGCCAAGTTGTAA
- the ssuC gene encoding aliphatic sulfonate ABC transporter permease SsuC: protein MKKFIHSLAPWALPVLLLAVWQLSVSAGWLSTRILPAPVAVIEAGVSLVRSGEIWTHLAISGWRAALGFTIGGSIGLVLGFITGLSKWGERLLDSSVQMIRNVPHLALIPLVILWFGIDESAKIFLVALGTLFPIYLNTYHGIRNVDPALVEMARSYGLSGFSLFWQVILPGALPSILVGVRFALGFMWLTLIVAETISASSGIGYLAMNAREFLQTDVVVLAILLYAVLGKLADLAARGLERVWLRWHPAYQVAKGGAA, encoded by the coding sequence ATGAAGAAATTTATCCACAGCCTCGCGCCTTGGGCGTTGCCGGTGTTGCTCCTGGCGGTGTGGCAGTTGTCGGTGTCGGCGGGCTGGTTGTCGACGCGCATTCTGCCGGCACCGGTGGCGGTGATCGAGGCCGGCGTCAGCCTGGTGCGCAGCGGCGAGATCTGGACGCACCTGGCGATCAGCGGCTGGCGCGCGGCACTCGGTTTCACCATTGGCGGCAGCATCGGCCTGGTGCTGGGTTTCATCACCGGTCTGTCGAAGTGGGGCGAACGCCTGCTCGACTCCTCGGTGCAGATGATCCGCAACGTGCCGCATCTGGCGCTGATTCCGCTGGTGATTCTGTGGTTCGGCATCGACGAGTCGGCGAAGATTTTTCTGGTGGCGCTGGGTACGTTGTTCCCGATCTACCTCAACACTTACCACGGTATCCGCAATGTCGACCCGGCGCTGGTGGAGATGGCGCGCAGTTATGGCCTGAGCGGTTTCAGCCTGTTCTGGCAGGTGATTCTGCCGGGCGCGCTGCCGTCGATTCTGGTCGGCGTGCGCTTCGCCCTGGGCTTCATGTGGCTGACGCTGATCGTCGCCGAAACCATCTCGGCCAGCTCCGGCATTGGCTACCTGGCGATGAATGCCCGTGAGTTTTTGCAGACCGACGTGGTGGTGCTGGCGATCCTGCTTTACGCGGTGCTGGGCAAACTTGCCGACCTTGCCGCCCGTGGACTTGAACGCGTGTGGCTGCGCTGGCACCCGGCCTATCAGGTTGCCAAGGGAGGTGCGGCATGA
- the tauA gene encoding taurine ABC transporter substrate-binding protein, whose protein sequence is MMAKRALSSQFVTVCVSALFCFSAQAAGLTVGYQTGIDPSKVPQADGVYEKTIGEKIDWRRFNSGPEVVTAIASGDVQIGNLGSSPLAAAASRNLPIVAFIVSAQINAAEALVVRNGSGIDKPQDLIGKTIATPFVSTSHYSLLGALKHWGLNPSQVKVVNLQPAEIAAAWKRGDIDGAFVWSPALGEIRKTGKTLTDAAQVGQWGAPTFEVWVARKDFAEKHPDVVAKFAKVTLDSFADYAAHKDSWTADSVPVQKIAKLTGANAADVPELLAGSAFPDAKAQQTTALLDGGTAKAIAETAKFLKEQGKVETVLPDYSPYVSAKFITQ, encoded by the coding sequence ATCATGGCGAAACGCGCACTATCAAGTCAATTTGTTACAGTTTGTGTGTCGGCACTGTTTTGTTTTTCCGCACAGGCCGCCGGTCTGACTGTCGGCTACCAAACCGGCATCGACCCGAGCAAGGTGCCGCAGGCCGACGGCGTCTATGAGAAAACCATTGGCGAGAAGATCGACTGGCGCCGCTTCAACAGCGGCCCGGAAGTAGTGACAGCCATTGCTTCTGGCGACGTGCAGATCGGCAACCTTGGTTCCAGCCCTTTGGCTGCGGCGGCGTCACGTAATCTGCCGATCGTGGCGTTTATTGTTTCGGCGCAGATCAATGCCGCTGAAGCTTTGGTGGTGCGTAACGGCAGCGGCATCGACAAACCGCAGGACCTGATCGGCAAGACCATCGCCACGCCGTTCGTATCGACCTCGCACTACAGTCTGCTTGGGGCGCTGAAGCACTGGGGCCTGAATCCTTCGCAAGTCAAAGTGGTCAACCTGCAACCAGCGGAAATCGCCGCTGCGTGGAAGCGTGGCGACATTGATGGTGCGTTTGTCTGGTCACCGGCCCTCGGTGAGATTCGCAAGACCGGCAAGACCCTGACCGACGCAGCACAAGTCGGCCAGTGGGGTGCGCCGACCTTCGAGGTGTGGGTGGCGCGCAAGGACTTTGCCGAGAAGCATCCCGATGTCGTGGCCAAGTTTGCCAAGGTCACTCTGGACTCGTTCGCTGATTACGCCGCGCACAAGGACAGCTGGACAGCCGACTCGGTGCCTGTGCAGAAAATCGCCAAACTGACCGGTGCCAACGCAGCGGATGTTCCAGAACTGCTCGCCGGTTCGGCATTCCCTGACGCGAAGGCGCAGCAAACCACGGCGCTGCTGGACGGCGGCACCGCGAAGGCAATTGCTGAAACGGCGAAATTCCTGAAAGAACAGGGCAAGGTCGAGACGGTGCTGCCGGATTACTCGCCGTACGTCAGCGCGAAATTCATCACCCAGTAA
- a CDS encoding peroxiredoxin gives MSLRLGDIAPDFEQDSSAGKIRFHEWLGDSWGVLFSHPADFTPVCTTELGFTAKLKDEFSQRGVKAIALSVDPVDSHHKWIEDINETQNTIVNFPILADADRKVSDLYDLIHPNANDTLTVRSLFVIDPNKKIRLTITYPASTGRNFHEILRVIDSLQLTDNYKVATPANWQDGEEVVIVPSLKDEEEIKQRFPKGYRAVKPYLRLTPQPNK, from the coding sequence ATGAGCCTCAGACTCGGCGACATCGCCCCCGATTTCGAACAGGACTCCAGCGCCGGCAAGATTCGTTTCCACGAATGGCTGGGCGATAGCTGGGGCGTGCTGTTTTCCCATCCTGCGGATTTCACTCCGGTGTGCACCACCGAGCTGGGCTTCACCGCCAAGCTCAAGGATGAATTCAGCCAGCGCGGCGTAAAAGCCATCGCGCTGTCGGTCGACCCGGTGGACTCGCACCACAAGTGGATCGAAGACATCAACGAAACCCAGAACACCATCGTCAACTTCCCGATTCTGGCCGATGCCGATCGCAAGGTCTCCGATCTCTACGACCTGATCCATCCGAACGCCAATGACACGCTGACCGTGCGTTCGCTGTTCGTGATCGACCCGAACAAGAAGATCCGCCTGACCATCACCTATCCGGCGAGCACCGGGCGTAACTTCCACGAGATCCTGCGGGTGATCGATTCGCTGCAGCTCACCGACAACTACAAGGTGGCCACCCCGGCCAACTGGCAGGACGGTGAAGAAGTGGTGATTGTGCCGTCGCTCAAGGACGAGGAGGAGATCAAGCAGCGCTTCCCCAAAGGTTATCGTGCGGTGAAGCCGTACCTGCGCCTGACGCCGCAACCGAACAAATGA
- the ssuB gene encoding aliphatic sulfonates ABC transporter ATP-binding protein, translating into MTAQQPPRLLRGIPLAVRNLQKTFGARQVLRDIDLHIPAGQFVAVVGRSGCGKSTFLRLLAGLDQPTGGELLAGSAPLSQARDDTRLMFQEARLLPWKRIIDNVGLGLKSNWRQQALDALEAVGLADRANEWPAALSGGQKQRVALARALIHQPRLLLLDEPLGALDALTRIEMQQLIERLWQQHGFTVLLVTHDVSEAVAIADRVILIEDGEVGLDLHVELPRPRVRGSHRLAALETEVLNRVLSLPGEPPAPEPVSPLPTQLRWAQ; encoded by the coding sequence ATGACTGCTCAACAACCTCCACGCCTGTTGCGCGGGATTCCACTGGCGGTGCGCAACCTGCAGAAAACCTTCGGCGCGCGCCAGGTGCTGCGCGACATCGATCTGCACATTCCGGCGGGGCAATTCGTCGCCGTGGTCGGGCGCAGCGGCTGTGGCAAGAGCACGTTCTTGCGCTTGCTCGCCGGCCTCGACCAGCCGACTGGCGGCGAGCTGCTCGCCGGCTCCGCGCCGCTCAGCCAGGCGCGCGACGACACGCGATTGATGTTCCAGGAAGCGCGGCTGCTGCCGTGGAAAAGGATCATCGACAACGTCGGCCTCGGCCTCAAGAGCAACTGGCGCCAGCAAGCGCTGGATGCACTGGAAGCAGTCGGCCTGGCGGATCGCGCCAATGAATGGCCGGCGGCGTTGTCCGGTGGCCAGAAGCAGCGTGTCGCGCTGGCCCGGGCGCTGATTCACCAGCCGCGTCTGCTGTTGCTCGATGAGCCGCTCGGCGCGCTGGATGCGCTGACCCGAATCGAGATGCAGCAACTGATCGAACGGCTCTGGCAGCAACACGGTTTTACCGTGCTGCTGGTGACCCACGACGTCAGCGAAGCGGTGGCGATTGCCGATCGGGTGATCCTGATCGAGGACGGCGAAGTCGGCCTCGACCTGCACGTTGAACTGCCGCGCCCGCGGGTCCGTGGCTCGCATCGCCTCGCCGCACTGGAAACCGAAGTGCTCAACCGTGTTCTGTCCCTGCCCGGTGAACCGCCGGCGCCGGAACCCGTTTCACCCCTGCCTACGCAATTGCGTTGGGCGCAATAA
- a CDS encoding glutamine synthetase family protein, with protein MSVPPRAVQLNEANAFLKEHPEVLYVDLLIADMNGVVRGKRIERTSLHKVYEKGINLPASLFALDINGSTVESTGLGLDIGDADRICYPIPDTLCNEPWQKRPTAQLLMTMHELEGDPFFADPREVLRQVVTKFDELGLTICAAFELEFYLIDQENVNGRPQPPRSPISGKRPHSTQVYLIDDLDEYVDCLQDILEGAKEQGIPADAIVKESAPAQFEVNLHHVADPIKACDYAVLLKRLIKNIAYDHEMDTTFMAKPYPGQAGNGLHVHISILDKAGKNIFASEDPEQNAALRHAIGGVLETLPAQMAFLCPNVNSYRRFGAQFYVPNSPCWGLDNRTVAIRVPTGSADAVRIEHRVAGADANPYLLMASVLAGVHHGLVNQIEPGAPVEGNSYEQNEQSLPNNLRDALRELDDSEVMAKYIDPKYIDIFVACKESELEEFEHSISDLEYNWYLHTV; from the coding sequence ATGTCGGTACCCCCGCGTGCCGTTCAGCTTAACGAAGCGAACGCGTTCCTTAAGGAACATCCTGAGGTTCTGTACGTTGACCTTCTGATTGCGGATATGAATGGTGTGGTGCGCGGCAAGCGCATCGAACGCACCAGCCTCCACAAGGTTTACGAGAAAGGCATCAACCTGCCGGCCTCTCTATTTGCTCTGGATATCAACGGCTCCACGGTGGAAAGCACCGGCCTGGGCCTGGACATCGGCGACGCCGATCGCATCTGCTATCCGATCCCCGATACCCTGTGCAACGAGCCATGGCAGAAGCGCCCGACCGCGCAACTGTTGATGACCATGCACGAACTCGAAGGCGACCCGTTCTTCGCCGATCCCCGTGAAGTGCTGCGTCAGGTGGTGACCAAGTTCGACGAGCTCGGCCTGACCATCTGCGCCGCCTTCGAACTCGAGTTCTACCTGATCGACCAGGAAAACGTGAACGGCCGTCCACAGCCGCCACGCTCGCCGATCTCCGGCAAACGCCCGCATTCGACTCAGGTCTACCTGATCGACGACCTCGACGAATACGTCGACTGCCTCCAGGACATTCTGGAAGGCGCCAAAGAGCAAGGCATCCCGGCCGACGCGATCGTCAAGGAAAGTGCCCCGGCGCAGTTCGAAGTGAACCTGCACCACGTCGCCGACCCGATCAAGGCCTGCGACTACGCGGTCCTGCTCAAGCGTCTGATCAAGAACATCGCCTACGACCATGAAATGGACACCACCTTCATGGCCAAGCCGTATCCGGGCCAGGCGGGCAACGGTCTGCACGTACACATTTCGATTCTGGACAAAGCCGGCAAAAACATTTTTGCCAGCGAGGATCCCGAGCAGAACGCCGCGCTGCGTCACGCGATCGGCGGTGTGCTCGAGACCCTGCCCGCGCAGATGGCTTTCCTCTGCCCGAACGTCAACTCGTACCGTCGCTTCGGCGCGCAGTTCTATGTACCGAACTCGCCGTGCTGGGGGCTGGACAACCGCACCGTGGCGATTCGCGTACCGACCGGCTCGGCCGATGCCGTGCGTATCGAACACCGCGTGGCCGGCGCCGACGCCAACCCGTACCTGCTGATGGCTTCGGTACTGGCCGGCGTACACCACGGTCTGGTCAACCAGATCGAGCCGGGCGCGCCTGTCGAAGGCAACAGCTACGAGCAGAACGAACAGAGCCTGCCGAACAACTTGCGCGATGCCCTGCGCGAGCTGGACGACAGCGAGGTGATGGCCAAGTACATCGATCCGAAATACATCGATATCTTCGTCGCCTGCAAGGAAAGCGAGCTGGAGGAGTTTGAACACTCCATCTCCGACCTTGAGTACAACTGGTATCTGCATACCGTATAA
- the ssuE gene encoding NADPH-dependent FMN reductase produces MLVVSLGGSPSLRSRSGVLLERSQRWLQQQGVEVVSYQVRDFPAEDLLHARFDSPKVLDLLQQIENADGLLIATPVYKASFSGALKTLLDLLPERALNHKIVLPMATGGSIAHMLVVDYALKPVLSALKAQEMLQGIFAEDSQIAYGEGSAAAQLAPALEQRLHEALDQFIGAMARRPKPLEPGLLNERLLSARWSI; encoded by the coding sequence ATGCTGGTCGTCTCACTCGGTGGCAGCCCCAGCCTGCGCTCCCGTTCCGGAGTGCTGCTGGAGCGTTCGCAACGCTGGTTGCAACAGCAAGGGGTGGAAGTGGTGAGTTATCAGGTACGGGACTTCCCGGCCGAGGATCTGCTCCACGCCCGCTTCGACAGCCCGAAGGTCCTCGACCTGCTGCAACAGATCGAAAATGCCGACGGTTTGCTTATCGCCACGCCGGTGTACAAGGCCTCGTTTTCCGGCGCGCTGAAGACCCTGCTGGATCTGCTCCCCGAGCGTGCCTTGAACCACAAGATTGTCTTGCCGATGGCCACCGGCGGCAGCATCGCCCACATGCTGGTGGTCGATTACGCCCTCAAGCCTGTGCTGTCGGCACTCAAGGCTCAGGAAATGCTTCAGGGCATTTTCGCCGAGGACAGCCAGATCGCTTACGGCGAAGGCAGTGCCGCCGCGCAACTGGCGCCGGCCCTGGAGCAACGCTTGCACGAGGCGCTGGACCAGTTCATCGGCGCCATGGCGCGTCGGCCGAAACCGCTGGAGCCGGGCCTGTTGAACGAACGTTTGTTGAGTGCTCGCTGGAGCATTTAA
- a CDS encoding sulfonate ABC transporter substrate-binding protein, giving the protein MRTVFLRRGLVALFAAAVSFGAITQAQAETLRIGYQKYGTLVLLKAKGTLEKRLAAQGVDVQWTEFPGGPQLLEGLNVGSIDFGVTGETPPVFAQAAGADLLYVAYEPPAPNSEAILVPKDSPIKSVADLKGKKVALNKGSNVHYLLVRALEDAGLKYSDIQTVFLPPADARAAFERGSVDAWVIWDPYQAAAEKQLQAHTLRDGKGIVDNHQFYLATKPYAQKNPEVIKTLVEEVRAVGEWSKANPQDVTQQVAPLLGLPADITLTSVKRQGYGALFLTPEVVAAQQKIADTFYQLKLIPKPLSIKDVIWTPPAAVAQSSQAQ; this is encoded by the coding sequence ATGCGCACTGTATTTTTGCGTCGTGGTCTGGTCGCTCTGTTTGCTGCGGCTGTGTCCTTCGGCGCCATCACTCAAGCTCAAGCCGAGACATTGCGGATCGGTTATCAGAAGTACGGCACGCTGGTGCTGCTCAAAGCCAAAGGCACCCTGGAAAAACGTCTGGCGGCGCAAGGCGTCGATGTGCAATGGACCGAGTTCCCTGGCGGCCCGCAACTGCTGGAAGGCCTCAACGTCGGCTCGATCGACTTTGGCGTGACCGGCGAAACCCCACCGGTTTTCGCCCAGGCCGCTGGCGCTGATCTGCTCTACGTCGCCTACGAACCGCCAGCGCCGAACAGCGAAGCGATCCTCGTGCCGAAGGACTCGCCGATCAAATCGGTGGCTGATCTCAAGGGCAAGAAAGTCGCCCTGAACAAAGGCTCCAACGTGCACTACCTGTTGGTGCGTGCACTGGAAGACGCCGGTCTCAAGTACAGCGACATCCAGACTGTGTTCCTGCCGCCGGCCGATGCCCGTGCCGCGTTCGAACGTGGCAGTGTCGACGCCTGGGTCATCTGGGACCCGTACCAGGCCGCTGCCGAGAAACAACTGCAAGCGCACACCCTGCGCGATGGCAAAGGCATCGTCGACAACCACCAGTTCTATCTCGCGACCAAACCTTACGCGCAGAAGAATCCCGAGGTGATCAAGACCCTCGTCGAAGAAGTGCGCGCGGTTGGTGAATGGTCCAAAGCCAATCCGCAAGACGTGACGCAACAGGTGGCGCCATTGCTTGGCTTGCCGGCGGACATCACCCTGACCTCGGTGAAACGCCAGGGCTACGGCGCGCTGTTCCTGACCCCGGAAGTGGTCGCCGCGCAACAGAAAATCGCCGACACGTTCTACCAGCTCAAGCTGATTCCCAAGCCGTTGAGCATCAAGGATGTGATCTGGACCCCGCCGGCCGCTGTGGCCCAAAGCTCTCAAGCCCAGTAA
- a CDS encoding OprD family porin: protein MNKSTLALAVAVGVMAQQAGAAGFIEDSKATLGLRNFYINTDNRDGAGANKNEEWGQGFDLRFISGYTQGTVGFGLDAIGLLGIRLDSGGGTNGNSGTAYGGTVFPSESNGKAVDNFSSLGLTAKAKISQTELKLGTLQPKNPVIVTNDGRLLPQTWQGGQITSGEIKDLTLVGGQIEAVKGRNSSNNENLSIGGANTRGTAFRDSNKFIYAGGDYKITKDLTAQYYYGNLEDFYKQHFLGLVHNWSIGPGVLKSDLRYFNSSDDGKNGTDSAYYSSGNYTGFRNGRGEVDNNLYSGLFLYTVAGHTFGGGYQVSNGSSDFPWLNQGDGSSNYTITDMQIQKFGRAGEKTWQARYSYDFAKVGVPGLTAGVVYLKGDSIDTVGTNGRESASNRSEWERDFTIGYVVPEGPFKNVGLMWKNAVWRTDLPNTRSQDENRLIVSYSIPLL, encoded by the coding sequence ATGAACAAGTCCACCTTGGCCCTGGCTGTGGCCGTTGGGGTTATGGCGCAGCAGGCAGGCGCCGCCGGTTTCATCGAAGACAGCAAGGCTACTCTGGGTCTGCGCAACTTCTACATCAACACTGATAACCGTGACGGCGCTGGCGCCAACAAGAACGAAGAATGGGGCCAAGGCTTCGATCTGCGTTTCATCTCCGGTTACACCCAAGGTACCGTCGGTTTCGGTCTCGACGCCATCGGCCTGCTGGGCATCCGTCTTGATTCGGGCGGCGGCACCAACGGCAACAGTGGCACCGCTTACGGCGGCACCGTGTTCCCGAGCGAGTCCAACGGTAAAGCCGTGGACAACTTCTCCAGCCTGGGTCTGACTGCCAAAGCCAAGATCTCCCAGACTGAACTGAAGCTGGGTACCTTGCAGCCGAAGAACCCGGTCATCGTTACTAACGACGGTCGTCTGCTGCCGCAAACCTGGCAGGGTGGCCAGATCACATCCGGCGAGATCAAGGACCTGACTCTGGTCGGTGGTCAGATCGAAGCGGTAAAAGGTCGTAACTCCAGCAACAACGAAAACCTTTCGATCGGCGGCGCCAACACCCGCGGCACGGCTTTCCGTGACAGCAACAAGTTCATCTACGCCGGTGGTGACTACAAGATCACCAAAGACCTGACTGCCCAGTACTACTACGGCAACCTGGAAGATTTCTACAAGCAGCACTTCCTCGGTCTGGTGCACAACTGGTCGATCGGCCCGGGCGTGTTGAAGTCTGACCTGCGTTACTTCAACAGCTCAGACGACGGCAAGAACGGCACTGACTCGGCTTACTACAGCTCGGGTAACTACACCGGTTTCCGTAACGGCCGTGGTGAAGTCGACAACAACCTGTACAGCGGTCTGTTCCTGTACACCGTTGCCGGTCACACCTTTGGTGGTGGTTATCAGGTTTCCAACGGCAGCAGCGACTTCCCTTGGCTGAACCAGGGTGACGGTTCGTCGAACTACACCATTACCGACATGCAGATCCAGAAGTTCGGCCGCGCCGGTGAGAAAACCTGGCAGGCTCGCTACTCCTACGACTTCGCCAAGGTCGGCGTACCTGGCCTGACCGCCGGTGTGGTTTACCTCAAAGGTGACAGCATCGACACCGTAGGCACCAACGGTCGCGAGAGCGCGTCGAACCGCTCCGAGTGGGAACGCGACTTCACCATCGGTTACGTAGTACCGGAAGGCCCGTTCAAGAACGTCGGCCTGATGTGGAAAAACGCTGTATGGCGCACCGACCTGCCGAACACCCGTTCGCAGGACGAAAACCGCCTGATCGTCAGCTACTCGATCCCGCTGCTGTAA
- the ssuD gene encoding FMNH2-dependent alkanesulfonate monooxygenase, translating into MSLNIFWFLPTHGDGHYLGTAEGARAVDHGYLQQVAQAADRLGFGGVLIPTGRSCEDSWLVAASLIPVTQRLKFLVALRPGIISPTVAARQAATLDRLSGGRALFNLVTGGDPEELAGDGLFLNHEERYQASVEFTRIWRRVLEGETVDYDGEHISVKGAKLLYPPIQQPRPPLYFGGSSEAAQDLAAEQVEMVLTWGEPPAAVAEKIAQVRAKAAKLGRTVRFGIRLHVIVRETNAEAWQAADRLISHLDDDTIQRAQASLARFDSVGQQRMAALHGGSRDNLEVSPNLWAGVGLVRGGAGTALVGDGPTVAARVKEYADLGIDTFIFSGYPHLEESYRVAELLFPHLDVERPELPKSAGYVSPFGEMVANDILPKAASQS; encoded by the coding sequence ATGAGCCTCAATATCTTCTGGTTCCTGCCTACCCACGGCGACGGCCATTACCTTGGCACCGCCGAAGGCGCCCGCGCGGTTGATCACGGTTATCTGCAACAGGTCGCGCAAGCGGCGGATCGTCTGGGGTTTGGCGGTGTGCTGATTCCCACCGGGCGTTCCTGCGAAGACTCGTGGCTGGTCGCGGCCTCGCTGATTCCGGTGACCCAGCGTCTGAAATTCCTCGTCGCCCTGCGCCCCGGGATCATTTCCCCGACGGTCGCGGCGCGCCAGGCTGCGACGCTGGATCGTCTGTCCGGCGGGCGTGCGCTGTTCAATCTGGTCACTGGTGGCGATCCGGAAGAACTGGCCGGTGACGGGCTGTTCCTCAACCATGAAGAACGCTATCAGGCCTCGGTGGAGTTCACCCGCATCTGGCGCCGCGTGCTGGAAGGCGAAACCGTCGATTACGACGGCGAGCACATCAGCGTCAAAGGCGCCAAGCTGCTCTATCCACCGATCCAGCAACCGCGTCCGCCGCTGTATTTTGGTGGCTCCTCCGAAGCGGCGCAGGATCTGGCCGCCGAGCAAGTGGAAATGGTCCTGACCTGGGGCGAGCCGCCGGCCGCAGTGGCCGAGAAGATCGCACAAGTGCGCGCCAAAGCCGCCAAGCTCGGCCGCACTGTGCGCTTCGGCATTCGTCTGCATGTGATCGTCCGTGAAACCAACGCCGAAGCCTGGCAAGCGGCGGATCGCCTGATCTCGCATCTGGACGACGACACCATCCAGCGTGCCCAGGCCTCGCTGGCGCGTTTCGATTCGGTCGGCCAGCAACGCATGGCCGCGCTGCACGGTGGCAGCCGCGACAACCTCGAAGTCAGCCCGAATCTCTGGGCTGGCGTCGGTCTGGTGCGCGGCGGTGCCGGTACTGCGCTGGTCGGTGACGGGCCGACCGTGGCGGCGCGGGTCAAGGAATACGCGGATCTGGGCATCGACACCTTCATCTTCTCCGGTTATCCACACCTCGAAGAATCGTATCGGGTGGCCGAACTGCTGTTCCCGCACCTTGACGTCGAGCGCCCGGAACTGCCGAAAAGCGCCGGTTATGTCAGCCCGTTCGGCGAGATGGTTGCCAACGACATCCTGCCCAAAGCCGCGTCGCAGAGCTGA